The Gasterosteus aculeatus chromosome 8, fGasAcu3.hap1.1, whole genome shotgun sequence genome has a window encoding:
- the ano8b gene encoding anoctamin-8 isoform X6 has product MGLRKAVKPEFGGGTRNFSGEEDYIYENIESELCFFTSQERQSIIKYWLDNLRAKHGEVLHNINFLEGQPIISELSARGVIQQLFPLHEQRILSQLMKSWVQAVCEKQPLDDICDYFGVKIAMYFAWLGFYTTSMLYPAVIGFVLWMLTESDQTSRDICCVVFALFNVVWATLFLERWKRRGAELAFKWGTLDTPPESLEEPRPQFRGVKRCSPITGCEEFHYPPWRRRVFRWLVSLPICILCLCFVFLVMLICLELQEFVMGIKEMPRLARFIPKIMLAITVSACDEVYRKIACWLNDMENYRLQSAYEKNLIIKMVLFQFVNSYLSLFYIGFYLKDMERLKEMLVVLSLLRSLQRQVRINVLPPLFLKIQMFVVSVPWMFRALLGSKMLATLLIIRQFLQNVKEVLQPYLYERHKLGELTLRAVWDLLLSVLLKYGRLAAGKAHASPSDQAMPGPGLRGTRPGLGQLDRREKKCLNGGCGVPDEEEGGEKDEADSGRFSEGETEEESLIDCGLKLRKVSFIEKSDRRAGCSGPPMHTSFLEEGSPTMVEKGMDPASVFEMCDDDDDNGIHDVKESAGAATGSAEGINAAAGAAAAARAALLSDSGAALRHRRRGRSAERVEPKTKRESWINPPEERENNTLTQAEMESCMQTYADTFQDYQEMFVQFGYVVLFSSAFPLAAMCALINNIIEIRSDAFKLCTGLQRPFGIRVESIGQWQTAMEAMGLIAIIVNCYLIGQCGQLQRLFPWLSPEMAIISIVILEHFAILLKYVIHVAIPDIPTWVREEISKLDYQRREAFKKHERQAQQHYQQLQRRKREEEERQRQAEHMARRERERDESKGDSSGDHHHEKSHSSKSRSGGGGGGGGSDKPKRPSSLLANNNVMKLKQIIPLQSKFSSSGARSPQSPTGSEPKLPGFLSFKFLKSPENKKEGSAASVAAASNTTATAASSPSSSSGSSSQERSLSPSKAFNPGKLFNFGKSEGGTCVNGAALPRPGEGSSSQASDRQPSRSDLNGVPDEFPSPGGEGSENGHATDVDPAGSKV; this is encoded by the exons ATGGGATTGAGGAAAGCGGTGAAGCCCGAGTTTGGGGGAGGAACACGAAACTTCTCGGGTGAGGAGGATTACATCTACGAGAACATCGAGAGCGAGCTGTGTTTCTTCACCTCACAG GAGAGGCAGAGCATCATTAAATACTGGCTGGACAATCTAAGGGCCAAACATGGGGAGGTGCTTCATAATATCAACTTCCTGGAGGGCCAGCCAATTA tCTCGGAGCTGAGTGCTCGAGGGGTGATCCAACAGTTATTTCCTCTCCATGAGCAGAGGATCCTCAGTCAGCTGATGAAGTCCTGGGTCCAGGCCGTCTGTGAGAAACAGCCTTTAG ATGATATCTGTGACTACTTTGGTGTGAAGATTGCCATGTATTTTGCCTGGCTGGGGTTTTACACCACTTCCATGTTATATCCTGCTGTGATCGGCTTTGTGCTGTGGATGCTCACTGAGTCAGACCAG ACGAGCCGTGACATCTGCTGTGTGGTGTTTGCCCTGTTCAACGTGGTGTGGGCCACTCTGTTTCTGGAGcggtggaagaggaggggggctgaGCTGGCTTTCAAGTGGGGAACACTGGACACGCCACCCGAATCCCTGGAGGAACCACGGCCCCAGTTCCGG GGAGTGAAGCGTTGCAGTCCCATAACAGGTTGTGAGGAGTTCCACTATCCTCCGTGGCGGCGGCGTGTTTTCAGGTGGCTGGTCAGCCTGCCCATCTGCATCCTCTGCCTCTGCTTTGTCTTCCTGGTCATGCTCATCTGCCTTGAGCTGCAG gagtTTGTGATGGGGATCAAGGAAATGCCTCGGCTAGCTCGCTTCATCCCCAAAATCATGCTAGCTATCACTGTGAGTGCATGTGATGAGGTGTACAGGAAAATCGCCTGCTGGCTCAACGACATGG aaaACTATAGACTCCAGAGTGCCTATGAGAAAAATCTCATCATCAAAATGGTTCTT TTTCAGTTTGTAAATTCTTATCTTAGCCTTTTTTACATTGGATTCTACCTCAAAGACATGGAGCGTCTAAAAGAG ATGCTGGTGGTGTTGTCTCTGTTAAGGAGTCTGCAGCGGCAGGTCCGGATCAATGTGctgcctcccctcttcctcaaGATCCAGATGTTTGTGGTCTCTGTTCCCTGGATGTTCAGGGCTTTACTCGGGTCCAAA ATGCTAGCCACTCTACTCATCATACGGCAGTTCCTTCAAAATGTGAAGGAGGTGCTGCAGCCTTACCTGTACGAGCGTCACAAGCTGGGCGAGCTCACGCTGCGAGCTGTGTGGGACCTGCtgctctctgtgctgctgaaaTACGGCCGGCTGGCAGCCGGGAAAGCCCACGCCTCTCCCAGCGATCAGGCCATGCCGGGGCCGGGCCTGAGGGGCACCAGGCCTGGATTGGGGCAGCTAGATAGAAG GGAAAAGAAGTGTTTGAACGGAGGGTGCGGGGTGcccgacgaggaggaggggggcgagaAGGATGAGGCTGACAGCGGGAGGTTCAGtgaaggagagacggaggaggagagtctGATTGACTGCGGTTTAAAGCTGAGGAAGGTCAGCTTCATAGAGAAG TCGGACAGAAGAGCAGGCTGCAGTGGGCCGCCCATGCACACCAGCTTCCTGGAGGAAGGGAGCCCCACAATGGTGGAAAAAGGAATGGACCCTGCCTCCGTATTTGAGATGtgtgacgacgacgatgataaTGGCATCCATGATGTGAAGGAATCGGCCGGGGCAGCAACAGGTTCGGCCGAGGGGATAAATGCCGCCGCtggcgccgccgctgccgccagGGCTGCGCTGCTGTCTGACAGCGGCGCAGCCCTGCGACACAGAAGAAGAGGCAggagcgcagagagagttgAGCCGAAGACAAAAAGGGAATCGTGGATTAACCCcccggaggagagagagaacaacaCGCTCACTCAGGCTGAGATGGAGAGCTGCATGCAGACATATGCT GACACCTTCCAGGACTACCAGGAGATGTTTGTCCAGTTTGGTTACGTGGTGCTCTTCTCCTCGGCCTTCCCTCTGGCTGCCATGTGCGCTCTCATCAACAACATCATTGAAATCCGCAGCGATGCCTTTAAGCTCTGCACCGGTCTGCAGAGGCCCTTTGGAATCAGAGTGGAGAGCATCGGCCAGTGGCAG ACAGCGATGGAAGCCATGGGCCTGATTGCCATCATAGTGAATTGTTACCTAATTGGTCAGTGTGGTCAGCTACAGCGCCTCTTTCCGTGGCTCAGCCCCGAGATGGCCATCATCTCCATCGTTATCCTCGAG CACTTTGCCATCCTCCTGAAGTACGTCATCCACGTGGCCATCCCCGACATTCCTACATGGGTTCGAGAGGAGATTTCTAAACTGGATTATCAGCGTAGGGAGGCCTTTAAG aaGCATGAGCGGCAGGCGCAGCAGCATtaccagcagctgcagaggaggaagagggaggaggaggagaggcagaggcaggCGGAGCATATGGCCCgcagggagagggagcgggaCGAAAGCAagggcgactcctctggagATCACCACCACGAGAAGAGTCACAGCAGCAAATCACGTTccgggggcggaggagggggcggcgggTCGGACAAACCCAAAAGACCGAGCTCTCTGTTGGCCAACAACAACGTGATGAAGCTGAAACAGATCATCCCGCTGCAGAGTAAGTTCTCCTCGAGTGGCGCCCGCTCCCCTCAGTCTCCCACCGGAAGTGAGCCGAAGCTGCCCGGGTTCCTGAGCTTCAAATTCCTCAAGTCGCCGGAGAACAAGAAGGAGGGTTCTGCGGCTTCCGTGGCCGCAGCCTCTAACACCACAGCTACAGCAgcctcatcaccatcatcatcatcaggtaGCAGCTCCCAGGAGCGTTCTCTGTCACCCAGCAAGGCCTTCAACCCTGGGAAACTGTTCAACTTTGGGAAATCTGAGGGCGGGACATGCGTGAACGGGGCCGCGCTGCCCAGACCCGGCGAGGGCTCATCGTCACAGGCGTCGGATAGACAACCGTCCAGGTCTGACTTGAACGGTGTTCCAGACGAGTTCCCCTCGCCTGGAGGGGAAGGGTCAGAGAACGGCCACGCAACAGACGTGGACCCGGCCGGCTCTAAAGTCTAG
- the ano8b gene encoding anoctamin-8 isoform X2 — protein sequence MQTVYLASGGCRWPLRQPIKHFSVWKSEEARGREKRAKETETDTRKDKLFGKRLLQAGRHIMSHKSWMKTVPTENCDVLITFADTTDDHTLLWLLNHIRLGIPELIIQIRHHKHTQVYAFFVTATYENLLRGAEEMGLRKAVKPEFGGGTRNFSGEEDYIYENIESELCFFTSQERQSIIKYWLDNLRAKHGEVLHNINFLEGQPIISELSARGVIQQLFPLHEQRILSQLMKSWVQAVCEKQPLDDICDYFGVKIAMYFAWLGFYTTSMLYPAVIGFVLWMLTESDQTSRDICCVVFALFNVVWATLFLERWKRRGAELAFKWGTLDTPPESLEEPRPQFRGVKRCSPITGCEEFHYPPWRRRVFRWLVSLPICILCLCFVFLVMLICLELQEFVMGIKEMPRLARFIPKIMLAITVSACDEVYRKIACWLNDMENYRLQSAYEKNLIIKMVLFQFVNSYLSLFYIGFYLKDMERLKEMLVVLSLLRSLQRQVRINVLPPLFLKIQMFVVSVPWMFRALLGSKMLATLLIIRQFLQNVKEVLQPYLYERHKLGELTLRAVWDLLLSVLLKYGRLAAGKAHASPSDQAMPGPGLRGTRPGLGQLDRREKKCLNGGCGVPDEEEGGEKDEADSGRFSEGETEEESLIDCGLKLRKVSFIEKSDRRAGCSGPPMHTSFLEEGSPTMVEKGMDPASVFEMCDDDDDNGIHDVKESAGAATGSAEGINAAAGAAAAARAALLSDSGAALRHRRRGRSAERVEPKTKRESWINPPEERENNTLTQAEMESCMQTYADTFQDYQEMFVQFGYVVLFSSAFPLAAMCALINNIIEIRSDAFKLCTGLQRPFGIRVESIGQWQTAMEAMGLIAIIVNCYLIGQCGQLQRLFPWLSPEMAIISIVILEHFAILLKYVIHVAIPDIPTWVREEISKLDYQRREAFKKHERQAQQHYQQLQRRKREEEERQRQAEHMARRERERDESKGDSSGDHHHEKSHSSKSRSGGGGGGGGSDKPKRPSSLLANNNVMKLKQIIPLQSKFSSSGARSPQSPTGSEPKLPGFLSFKFLKSPENKKEGSAASVAAASNTTATAASSPSSSSGSSSQERSLSPSKAFNPGKLFNFGKSEGGTCVNGAALPRPGEGSSSQASDRQPSRSDLNGVPDEFPSPGGEGSENGHATDVDPAGSKV from the exons aTAAGTTGTTTGGGAAGCGGCTGCTGCAGGCTGGGAGACACATCATGTCTCACAAGTCCTGGATGAAAACGGTGCCCACGGAGAACTGTGATGTCCTCATCACATTTGCAG ACACTACAGATGACCACACGTTGCTATGGCTACTGAACCACATCCGGCTGGGAATCCCAGAGCTCATCATCCAAATACGacatcacaagcacacacaagtcTACGCTTTCTTCGTCACTGCTACATATGAAAA TTTGTTGCGAGGTGCTGAGGAGATGGGATTGAGGAAAGCGGTGAAGCCCGAGTTTGGGGGAGGAACACGAAACTTCTCGGGTGAGGAGGATTACATCTACGAGAACATCGAGAGCGAGCTGTGTTTCTTCACCTCACAG GAGAGGCAGAGCATCATTAAATACTGGCTGGACAATCTAAGGGCCAAACATGGGGAGGTGCTTCATAATATCAACTTCCTGGAGGGCCAGCCAATTA tCTCGGAGCTGAGTGCTCGAGGGGTGATCCAACAGTTATTTCCTCTCCATGAGCAGAGGATCCTCAGTCAGCTGATGAAGTCCTGGGTCCAGGCCGTCTGTGAGAAACAGCCTTTAG ATGATATCTGTGACTACTTTGGTGTGAAGATTGCCATGTATTTTGCCTGGCTGGGGTTTTACACCACTTCCATGTTATATCCTGCTGTGATCGGCTTTGTGCTGTGGATGCTCACTGAGTCAGACCAG ACGAGCCGTGACATCTGCTGTGTGGTGTTTGCCCTGTTCAACGTGGTGTGGGCCACTCTGTTTCTGGAGcggtggaagaggaggggggctgaGCTGGCTTTCAAGTGGGGAACACTGGACACGCCACCCGAATCCCTGGAGGAACCACGGCCCCAGTTCCGG GGAGTGAAGCGTTGCAGTCCCATAACAGGTTGTGAGGAGTTCCACTATCCTCCGTGGCGGCGGCGTGTTTTCAGGTGGCTGGTCAGCCTGCCCATCTGCATCCTCTGCCTCTGCTTTGTCTTCCTGGTCATGCTCATCTGCCTTGAGCTGCAG gagtTTGTGATGGGGATCAAGGAAATGCCTCGGCTAGCTCGCTTCATCCCCAAAATCATGCTAGCTATCACTGTGAGTGCATGTGATGAGGTGTACAGGAAAATCGCCTGCTGGCTCAACGACATGG aaaACTATAGACTCCAGAGTGCCTATGAGAAAAATCTCATCATCAAAATGGTTCTT TTTCAGTTTGTAAATTCTTATCTTAGCCTTTTTTACATTGGATTCTACCTCAAAGACATGGAGCGTCTAAAAGAG ATGCTGGTGGTGTTGTCTCTGTTAAGGAGTCTGCAGCGGCAGGTCCGGATCAATGTGctgcctcccctcttcctcaaGATCCAGATGTTTGTGGTCTCTGTTCCCTGGATGTTCAGGGCTTTACTCGGGTCCAAA ATGCTAGCCACTCTACTCATCATACGGCAGTTCCTTCAAAATGTGAAGGAGGTGCTGCAGCCTTACCTGTACGAGCGTCACAAGCTGGGCGAGCTCACGCTGCGAGCTGTGTGGGACCTGCtgctctctgtgctgctgaaaTACGGCCGGCTGGCAGCCGGGAAAGCCCACGCCTCTCCCAGCGATCAGGCCATGCCGGGGCCGGGCCTGAGGGGCACCAGGCCTGGATTGGGGCAGCTAGATAGAAG GGAAAAGAAGTGTTTGAACGGAGGGTGCGGGGTGcccgacgaggaggaggggggcgagaAGGATGAGGCTGACAGCGGGAGGTTCAGtgaaggagagacggaggaggagagtctGATTGACTGCGGTTTAAAGCTGAGGAAGGTCAGCTTCATAGAGAAG TCGGACAGAAGAGCAGGCTGCAGTGGGCCGCCCATGCACACCAGCTTCCTGGAGGAAGGGAGCCCCACAATGGTGGAAAAAGGAATGGACCCTGCCTCCGTATTTGAGATGtgtgacgacgacgatgataaTGGCATCCATGATGTGAAGGAATCGGCCGGGGCAGCAACAGGTTCGGCCGAGGGGATAAATGCCGCCGCtggcgccgccgctgccgccagGGCTGCGCTGCTGTCTGACAGCGGCGCAGCCCTGCGACACAGAAGAAGAGGCAggagcgcagagagagttgAGCCGAAGACAAAAAGGGAATCGTGGATTAACCCcccggaggagagagagaacaacaCGCTCACTCAGGCTGAGATGGAGAGCTGCATGCAGACATATGCT GACACCTTCCAGGACTACCAGGAGATGTTTGTCCAGTTTGGTTACGTGGTGCTCTTCTCCTCGGCCTTCCCTCTGGCTGCCATGTGCGCTCTCATCAACAACATCATTGAAATCCGCAGCGATGCCTTTAAGCTCTGCACCGGTCTGCAGAGGCCCTTTGGAATCAGAGTGGAGAGCATCGGCCAGTGGCAG ACAGCGATGGAAGCCATGGGCCTGATTGCCATCATAGTGAATTGTTACCTAATTGGTCAGTGTGGTCAGCTACAGCGCCTCTTTCCGTGGCTCAGCCCCGAGATGGCCATCATCTCCATCGTTATCCTCGAG CACTTTGCCATCCTCCTGAAGTACGTCATCCACGTGGCCATCCCCGACATTCCTACATGGGTTCGAGAGGAGATTTCTAAACTGGATTATCAGCGTAGGGAGGCCTTTAAG aaGCATGAGCGGCAGGCGCAGCAGCATtaccagcagctgcagaggaggaagagggaggaggaggagaggcagaggcaggCGGAGCATATGGCCCgcagggagagggagcgggaCGAAAGCAagggcgactcctctggagATCACCACCACGAGAAGAGTCACAGCAGCAAATCACGTTccgggggcggaggagggggcggcgggTCGGACAAACCCAAAAGACCGAGCTCTCTGTTGGCCAACAACAACGTGATGAAGCTGAAACAGATCATCCCGCTGCAGAGTAAGTTCTCCTCGAGTGGCGCCCGCTCCCCTCAGTCTCCCACCGGAAGTGAGCCGAAGCTGCCCGGGTTCCTGAGCTTCAAATTCCTCAAGTCGCCGGAGAACAAGAAGGAGGGTTCTGCGGCTTCCGTGGCCGCAGCCTCTAACACCACAGCTACAGCAgcctcatcaccatcatcatcatcaggtaGCAGCTCCCAGGAGCGTTCTCTGTCACCCAGCAAGGCCTTCAACCCTGGGAAACTGTTCAACTTTGGGAAATCTGAGGGCGGGACATGCGTGAACGGGGCCGCGCTGCCCAGACCCGGCGAGGGCTCATCGTCACAGGCGTCGGATAGACAACCGTCCAGGTCTGACTTGAACGGTGTTCCAGACGAGTTCCCCTCGCCTGGAGGGGAAGGGTCAGAGAACGGCCACGCAACAGACGTGGACCCGGCCGGCTCTAAAGTCTAG
- the ano8b gene encoding anoctamin-8 isoform X4, whose translation MPDTGSAATGASAAAGASGNGDGAESSRHRHRAPQGEAERPEPGTAPSHGSSGVLDKLFGKRLLQAGRHIMSHKSWMKTVPTENCDVLITFADTTDDHTLLWLLNHIRLGIPELIIQIRHHKHTQVYAFFVTATYENLLRGAEEMGLRKAVKPEFGGGTRNFSGEEDYIYENIESELCFFTSQERQSIIKYWLDNLRAKHGEVLHNINFLEGQPIISELSARGVIQQLFPLHEQRILSQLMKSWVQAVCEKQPLDDICDYFGVKIAMYFAWLGFYTTSMLYPAVIGFVLWMLTESDQTSRDICCVVFALFNVVWATLFLERWKRRGAELAFKWGTLDTPPESLEEPRPQFRGVKRCSPITGCEEFHYPPWRRRVFRWLVSLPICILCLCFVFLVMLICLELQEFVMGIKEMPRLARFIPKIMLAITVSACDEVYRKIACWLNDMENYRLQSAYEKNLIIKMVLFQFVNSYLSLFYIGFYLKDMERLKEMLATLLIIRQFLQNVKEVLQPYLYERHKLGELTLRAVWDLLLSVLLKYGRLAAGKAHASPSDQAMPGPGLRGTRPGLGQLDRREKKCLNGGCGVPDEEEGGEKDEADSGRFSEGETEEESLIDCGLKLRKVSFIEKSDRRAGCSGPPMHTSFLEEGSPTMVEKGMDPASVFEMCDDDDDNGIHDVKESAGAATGSAEGINAAAGAAAAARAALLSDSGAALRHRRRGRSAERVEPKTKRESWINPPEERENNTLTQAEMESCMQTYADTFQDYQEMFVQFGYVVLFSSAFPLAAMCALINNIIEIRSDAFKLCTGLQRPFGIRVESIGQWQTAMEAMGLIAIIVNCYLIGQCGQLQRLFPWLSPEMAIISIVILEHFAILLKYVIHVAIPDIPTWVREEISKLDYQRREAFKKHERQAQQHYQQLQRRKREEEERQRQAEHMARRERERDESKGDSSGDHHHEKSHSSKSRSGGGGGGGGSDKPKRPSSLLANNNVMKLKQIIPLQSKFSSSGARSPQSPTGSEPKLPGFLSFKFLKSPENKKEGSAASVAAASNTTATAASSPSSSSGSSSQERSLSPSKAFNPGKLFNFGKSEGGTCVNGAALPRPGEGSSSQASDRQPSRSDLNGVPDEFPSPGGEGSENGHATDVDPAGSKV comes from the exons aTAAGTTGTTTGGGAAGCGGCTGCTGCAGGCTGGGAGACACATCATGTCTCACAAGTCCTGGATGAAAACGGTGCCCACGGAGAACTGTGATGTCCTCATCACATTTGCAG ACACTACAGATGACCACACGTTGCTATGGCTACTGAACCACATCCGGCTGGGAATCCCAGAGCTCATCATCCAAATACGacatcacaagcacacacaagtcTACGCTTTCTTCGTCACTGCTACATATGAAAA TTTGTTGCGAGGTGCTGAGGAGATGGGATTGAGGAAAGCGGTGAAGCCCGAGTTTGGGGGAGGAACACGAAACTTCTCGGGTGAGGAGGATTACATCTACGAGAACATCGAGAGCGAGCTGTGTTTCTTCACCTCACAG GAGAGGCAGAGCATCATTAAATACTGGCTGGACAATCTAAGGGCCAAACATGGGGAGGTGCTTCATAATATCAACTTCCTGGAGGGCCAGCCAATTA tCTCGGAGCTGAGTGCTCGAGGGGTGATCCAACAGTTATTTCCTCTCCATGAGCAGAGGATCCTCAGTCAGCTGATGAAGTCCTGGGTCCAGGCCGTCTGTGAGAAACAGCCTTTAG ATGATATCTGTGACTACTTTGGTGTGAAGATTGCCATGTATTTTGCCTGGCTGGGGTTTTACACCACTTCCATGTTATATCCTGCTGTGATCGGCTTTGTGCTGTGGATGCTCACTGAGTCAGACCAG ACGAGCCGTGACATCTGCTGTGTGGTGTTTGCCCTGTTCAACGTGGTGTGGGCCACTCTGTTTCTGGAGcggtggaagaggaggggggctgaGCTGGCTTTCAAGTGGGGAACACTGGACACGCCACCCGAATCCCTGGAGGAACCACGGCCCCAGTTCCGG GGAGTGAAGCGTTGCAGTCCCATAACAGGTTGTGAGGAGTTCCACTATCCTCCGTGGCGGCGGCGTGTTTTCAGGTGGCTGGTCAGCCTGCCCATCTGCATCCTCTGCCTCTGCTTTGTCTTCCTGGTCATGCTCATCTGCCTTGAGCTGCAG gagtTTGTGATGGGGATCAAGGAAATGCCTCGGCTAGCTCGCTTCATCCCCAAAATCATGCTAGCTATCACTGTGAGTGCATGTGATGAGGTGTACAGGAAAATCGCCTGCTGGCTCAACGACATGG aaaACTATAGACTCCAGAGTGCCTATGAGAAAAATCTCATCATCAAAATGGTTCTT TTTCAGTTTGTAAATTCTTATCTTAGCCTTTTTTACATTGGATTCTACCTCAAAGACATGGAGCGTCTAAAAGAG ATGCTAGCCACTCTACTCATCATACGGCAGTTCCTTCAAAATGTGAAGGAGGTGCTGCAGCCTTACCTGTACGAGCGTCACAAGCTGGGCGAGCTCACGCTGCGAGCTGTGTGGGACCTGCtgctctctgtgctgctgaaaTACGGCCGGCTGGCAGCCGGGAAAGCCCACGCCTCTCCCAGCGATCAGGCCATGCCGGGGCCGGGCCTGAGGGGCACCAGGCCTGGATTGGGGCAGCTAGATAGAAG GGAAAAGAAGTGTTTGAACGGAGGGTGCGGGGTGcccgacgaggaggaggggggcgagaAGGATGAGGCTGACAGCGGGAGGTTCAGtgaaggagagacggaggaggagagtctGATTGACTGCGGTTTAAAGCTGAGGAAGGTCAGCTTCATAGAGAAG TCGGACAGAAGAGCAGGCTGCAGTGGGCCGCCCATGCACACCAGCTTCCTGGAGGAAGGGAGCCCCACAATGGTGGAAAAAGGAATGGACCCTGCCTCCGTATTTGAGATGtgtgacgacgacgatgataaTGGCATCCATGATGTGAAGGAATCGGCCGGGGCAGCAACAGGTTCGGCCGAGGGGATAAATGCCGCCGCtggcgccgccgctgccgccagGGCTGCGCTGCTGTCTGACAGCGGCGCAGCCCTGCGACACAGAAGAAGAGGCAggagcgcagagagagttgAGCCGAAGACAAAAAGGGAATCGTGGATTAACCCcccggaggagagagagaacaacaCGCTCACTCAGGCTGAGATGGAGAGCTGCATGCAGACATATGCT GACACCTTCCAGGACTACCAGGAGATGTTTGTCCAGTTTGGTTACGTGGTGCTCTTCTCCTCGGCCTTCCCTCTGGCTGCCATGTGCGCTCTCATCAACAACATCATTGAAATCCGCAGCGATGCCTTTAAGCTCTGCACCGGTCTGCAGAGGCCCTTTGGAATCAGAGTGGAGAGCATCGGCCAGTGGCAG ACAGCGATGGAAGCCATGGGCCTGATTGCCATCATAGTGAATTGTTACCTAATTGGTCAGTGTGGTCAGCTACAGCGCCTCTTTCCGTGGCTCAGCCCCGAGATGGCCATCATCTCCATCGTTATCCTCGAG CACTTTGCCATCCTCCTGAAGTACGTCATCCACGTGGCCATCCCCGACATTCCTACATGGGTTCGAGAGGAGATTTCTAAACTGGATTATCAGCGTAGGGAGGCCTTTAAG aaGCATGAGCGGCAGGCGCAGCAGCATtaccagcagctgcagaggaggaagagggaggaggaggagaggcagaggcaggCGGAGCATATGGCCCgcagggagagggagcgggaCGAAAGCAagggcgactcctctggagATCACCACCACGAGAAGAGTCACAGCAGCAAATCACGTTccgggggcggaggagggggcggcgggTCGGACAAACCCAAAAGACCGAGCTCTCTGTTGGCCAACAACAACGTGATGAAGCTGAAACAGATCATCCCGCTGCAGAGTAAGTTCTCCTCGAGTGGCGCCCGCTCCCCTCAGTCTCCCACCGGAAGTGAGCCGAAGCTGCCCGGGTTCCTGAGCTTCAAATTCCTCAAGTCGCCGGAGAACAAGAAGGAGGGTTCTGCGGCTTCCGTGGCCGCAGCCTCTAACACCACAGCTACAGCAgcctcatcaccatcatcatcatcaggtaGCAGCTCCCAGGAGCGTTCTCTGTCACCCAGCAAGGCCTTCAACCCTGGGAAACTGTTCAACTTTGGGAAATCTGAGGGCGGGACATGCGTGAACGGGGCCGCGCTGCCCAGACCCGGCGAGGGCTCATCGTCACAGGCGTCGGATAGACAACCGTCCAGGTCTGACTTGAACGGTGTTCCAGACGAGTTCCCCTCGCCTGGAGGGGAAGGGTCAGAGAACGGCCACGCAACAGACGTGGACCCGGCCGGCTCTAAAGTCTAG